The following are encoded together in the Benincasa hispida cultivar B227 unplaced genomic scaffold, ASM972705v1 Contig945, whole genome shotgun sequence genome:
- the LOC120070120 gene encoding pentatricopeptide repeat-containing protein At3g14730-like, with protein sequence MNQMSKKTILSKIIGKKHHLFSSPFFCLPSRLLVFQIHYDVATCNFVLQSYANHKNLTKGKQLHSLMITSGFIHLPSSITSLINMYSKCNQMEQAVLVFHDPYRERNVFAYNAIIAGFVANGLAAHGFQFYKRMRSVGVMPDKFTFPCVVRACCEFMEVRKIHGCLFKMGLELDVFVGSALVNTYLKVDMMEDAEKVFEELPERDVVLWNAMINGYTQIGRLNKAVVVFKNMGKEGISPCRFTMTGILSILTLMRDINNGRAIHGIVTKMGYSSCVAVSNALIDMYGKCKHIEDALMIFEMINEKDLFSWNSVISAHEQCGDHDSTLRLFGKMLGSRVLPDVVTITAVLPACSHLAALMHGREIHGYMIVNGLGKNENGDDVLLNNAVMDMYAKCGCMKNADIVFDLTRNKDVASWNIMIMGYAMHGYGKEALDMFHLMCEAQIKPDAVTFVGVLSACSHAGFVHQGRSFLTRMELEFGVVPTIEHYTCIIDMLGRAGHVEEAYELAQRIPLQENLVLWMALLGACRLHGNAELGKVVGEKITRLEPEHCGSGSYILMSSMYGVVGRYEEALEVRRTMNEQNVKKTPGCSWIELKDGLYVFSMGDRTHHELNALINCLCGIGYFHDEVMHSF encoded by the coding sequence ATGAATCAAATGAGCAAAAAGACCATCCTCTCAAAAATCATCGGTAAGAAGCACCATTTATTCTCCTCTCCGTTTTTCTGTTTACCCTCCAGACTTCTAGTTTTTCAAATACACTATGATGTAGCCACCTGCAATTTTGTTCTCCAATCATATGCCAACCACAAGAATCTCACTAAAGGAAAACAGCTTCATTCCTTAATGATCACTTCTGGATTTATTCATTTGCCTTCATCCATTACTAGCTTGATCAACATGTACTCTAAATGCAATCAAATGGAACAGGCTGTTTTAGTTTTCCACGATCCATATCGTGAGCGTAATGTGTTTGCATACAATGCAATAATTGCTGGATTTGTTGCAAATGGACTTGCAGCACATGGGTTTCAGTTTTATAAGAGAATGAGGTCAGTGGGTGTAATGCCTGATAAGTTCACTTTTCCATGTGTAGTTAGAGCTTGTTGTGAGTTCATGGAGGTTAGGAAGATTCATGGTTGTTTATTTAAAATGGGATTGGAGTTGGATGTGTTTGTTGGCAGTGCTCTTGTCAATACTTACTTGAAGGTTGACATGATGGAGGATGCAGAGAAAGTTTTTGAAGAGTTACCCGAGAGAGATGTTGTGCTTTGGAATGCAATGATCAATGGTTACACCCAAATTGGTCGCCTCAACAAAGCAGTAGTGGTTTTTAAGAATATGGGTAAAGAAGGGATTTCACCTTGTAGATTTACAATGACTGGAATTTTGTCTATTCTTACTTTGATGAGAGATATTAACAATGGTAGAGCAATTCATGGAATTGTAACAAAAATGGGTTATAGTTCATGTGTTGCAGTTTCAAATGCACTGATTGATATGTATGGGAAATGCAAGCATATTGAAGATGCTTTAATGATTTTTGAGATGATAAATGAGAAGGATTTGTTTTCATGGAATTCAGTTATATCTGCTCATGAGCAATGTGGTGATCATGATAGTACCTTGAGACTTTTTGGCAAGATGTTAGGTTCTAGGGTTCTACCTGATGTGGTTACTATCACTGCTGTACTTCCAGCTTGTTCTCACTTGGCTGCCCTCATGCATGGTAGAGAAATTCATGGATATATGATTGTTAACGGATtgggaaaaaatgaaaacggtGATGACGTATTATTAAACAATGCTGTTATGGACATGTATGCGAAGTGTGGATGCATGAAAAATGCTGACATAGTATTTGATCTAACAAGGAATAAGGATGTGGCGTCTTGGAACATCATGATTATGGGTTATGCAATGCATGGATATGGTAAAGAGGCATTGGATATGTTTCATCTTATGTGTGAGGCTCAAATTAAACCAGATGCTGTTACATTTGTTGGAGTTTTATCTGCTTGTAGTCATGCAGGTTTTGTACATCAAGGGCGATCATTCTTAACTCGAATGGAACTTGAATTTGGTGTGGTTCCAACTATTGAGCATTATACTTGTATAATCGACATGCTCGGTCGAGCAGGACATGTAGAGGAAGCTTATGAGCTGGCTCAAAGAATACCTCTTCAAGAAAACCTTGTTTTGTGGATGGCATTATTGGGAGCATGTCGACTTCATGGGAATGCAGAGTTGGGAAAAGTTGTTGGAGAAAAGATAACGCGACTTGAACCTGAGCATTGTGGTAGTGGTAGTTATATATTGATGTCTAGTATGTATGGAGTCGTAGGTCGATATGAAGAAGCATTGGAGGTTAGACGAACAATGAATGAACAAAATGTTAAGAAGACACCAGGTTGTAGCTGGATTGAACTCAAGGATGGGCTGTATGTTTTTAGCATGGGAGACAGGACACATCATGAATTAAATGCATTGATTAATTGCCTTTGTGGCATTGGATACTTTCATGATGAAGTTATGCATTCATTTTAA